From the genome of Dermochelys coriacea isolate rDerCor1 chromosome 1, rDerCor1.pri.v4, whole genome shotgun sequence:
GAGCAAGAAAAAGGGGGAGCCCCTGAGAACTGGGAGGCTGGGACCTGGAGACACAGTGAGGGGGGCCCCGTGAGCTGGTTGGGCATGGGGTTAGGACCCACCAGACTGAATTGCCTCTTTTCTCTGCAATTtcagctcccttcccctcccaaccctgaAGAGGCTGGCATCTTCCAGCTCCCATTTCCATTGGGCAGCATTGCTCTCATTCAGGCTGCCCATGGAAGGAGTAATGGCTGGGCTGAGACAGTCccagagggtgtggggggaggagggcaggaagaGTCTGCCAGCTCTCCGAGTATGGAGGCAGGATTAGGAGTAGGGCTGGGAAACCAGGTGGGGTGGTAAGCAGGGGCCCTCTGCTCAGAAGCAGTAAGGTGGGCGCTCCTGCCACGCCAGGCTGCATCCCGCAGGCACTGAGGGGGAGCCCGAGCTCCTTGCCTCTTCACCCCGGTGCCCCCCTGACTACAATGCCCTGTGTGGTCAGCCAGGTCGGCcacccctaaggccagccctggccaAATCTTACTCTACTTGGGGATGAGCAAAGATGCTGTCTCCTGCATCCTCTTCGATAGGGTTTGTGTCCCTCAAAGGCTGAAACTCATCCCAGTTTTGCTGAGGCACTGCAAATGTATGATGCCAAAGTAAAGACCTGTAGTTGGATCTAGATTTCCAGTCAGCTGCTCAAAGGCAACAAACTGTTCAGTGGGTTCCATATGTTTAAAGGGTCCTTTAAGGAGTGAGCCCTTTAGAttttcttggtcctgcctcagtgcaggacttggtgacttctcgaggtcccttccagccctacgtttctatgattctattctatgctATGATGAGCTGAGTAGAAGCCATTCTTGTGACACTACAAATTTAATCCCGTATCAGGTTTGTTTTGTTATGATTTGTCGGCTAAAAACAActggtttctttttaaactacAGGAGCTAATTTAGGAAAAATTAACAAATGCCAGTTTGCAAGGGAGGTGATGCTTCTCCATTTCACTGCTATTCCAGTATGTCACTTCAAGACAACCAGGGCAGATTCAAGTGCTTGTGTCTCTGTTTCAAGGAGAGACTGGACGGAGGCTCTAACCAAAGTCTGATTTCTTCTTTCTTCCTAGCATCCTGCCTGCCCTATATACCTGAGAAAGGGACAGTTGGAGCCAGTGGAGACTTAGCCCCTCTTTCTCATCTTGCTTTGGGGTTGATAGGAGAAGGAAAGATGTGGTCCCCAAAGAGTGGCTGGGCTGATGCTAAATATGTAAGATCAATGTGTCTGACTACTAGACTTTTGTCTGTCTCCTTCAATTGGCTCTGGCTAGACTATGTTTATTATGAGAGCAAAGGGaacatttttcatcagaattgTGTGATGGATTTGTAACATTTTATATCCTTTGGATTTTGTGTGTCACTTTCTTGTGATTGAAGTATTTGTTTCTGCGCTGCTTTAACAGTTTGTCCTATAGGACCGGTACCATGGTGAAAAATGAGACATAAGAatagaacaaaacaaacaccagGCATCATGATATTGGGGTTTAGATGCCACCATGTCTGGCATATTAATAATGCCTAGACAGACACAGTCACCTTGCAGTGAAGCAACATGATGCAAGATCCAACACTGATGAGTGCCAGAATCTGGATGGATGGACAAGATGTCATGTTGTACCAGCTCCAAAGATTTCTGAGTGCACCTTCTGTCCTGCAAACATCAGAACTGGCCCACCAAACCTGAGATGATCCCACAAAACTGAGGATTAATGGTCTGGTTTCAAATGCTAAAAGTAAATGGAGACTTTTAGGGGTTTTTCTCTCCTGAGGAGAGAGGGGTTACTAAGATTTCTGTTACGTATTATAATGGCAAGAAGCAGATGTATAAACTCCAGTAAAGCTGAAAACACATGACATAAATATATAACATTTTCAATAGATTAATTTGGGTTGAAAGGAACCTTTGTGGCATCATTTAGTCTACCCAGCTATACCACGGcagaattgattttttaaaaaatttattccATCCCTAATAGATCAGCGTTTGAGCCAGCCATGGATCTCTCgaataatggagattccataaccccTCTTGGTAGCTTGTTCCATTCTTTATCTGCCTAGGTACTGACATGACTCCCAACAACAtcttatctgagcacctcccaagtaTGTAGCCTCTCAGCATCCCTGTGAGATAGAGAAGTGcagttatctccattttacagaagggaactgaggcacaaagagattaaggacATTAATCTCATTTAATGATACATTCATTTAAATCAAGCAGTCTGTAGCGgagctggaaattgaacccaTCCTGCTGATTTCCAGTTATTTGCCCTAACCAAAAGCCATCCTTCCTCCGTTCACTAACTGCATTTGCTGTTGGTGGAAAAGTCTTCTGCATCTCCTCTGGGGACTCGAGCATCTATTTCCTGCCATTGttcttcctgcttctcccagTCATCATTGCCTCAGCAGGTGTCTCTTTCAGATTTACCATCTGTCCAGCTGAGGAGGATACGATTCTTGTCAGAATCAAAGCAATATTTCTCCTTCATTTGCCATAAGAGTCTTTGCTTCATGGTGTGGAATAGTACCACCACTCCTTGATGGGCTGCGACTGCACCACCTCTCAAGCACTCCCAGACTGTGCTGACCCTGAGGAATGACAGCATTGGACTTGAAGCCTGGATGTGTCATGTGACAGGACAGAGCATGCATTAGTTCAGGCAGCCAGGTCAAAAGAGGGTTCTAAATGTTAgcattttttccctccctttactGTGGAATATTCCAAAATGTTTATTAGCATAAGATAAAAAAGAGGGTTGTATGCACTCAGCAAAGTTGTCCAATCAATATATTGAAAGACATTTTTCACTAACGCCTGTTCAATAAACTGCTTTACAGGTGCTGCAAGCCCATGGCCTGAAACCGATAACCTTGAAACCAAAGGAGGTAATGAAAACCAAGCCTCGCCAATCGGTAGTTGCTTTATGCATATGTTGTCTGTATTTTAAGAGTGAGATGaattaatgattattttaaatCCAGTTCCAGAAGGTTTTTAGACATCTGTTTCAGGGAACCCATTAGAGACTCTACAGTAAAGCGTATGTCACTGTTTCCATTTCACCTCCCATTTATATGTGATTTAGTTCAACCACAATCATTTGTAGAAGCTCTGTGTACAAAGCTTCAGTCCAAGGTAAAACTTAGGTCCTGTCTACATATAAATTCCACTGGAACTGCCattcatccacacacacacactttttaccATCAGTGGTTTCCTGGACATCCAACAGTGGAAATTACCCCAATTCCTATCTAAGGTAAGTCTGCATCAATGGAAATTAAATTGGTGGAGTGCCCGTGTAGATGCAGCCCACTTCCACGGCAACTAAACCAGTGCAAATAATCCTCCTCCTGCTGTTGCGTGCTGCACTAATTACTGCAGAACTGACCTGTCTGCTCTCTGTTCTACATTTCAGTGCTCAGGGCTTATCTTAGCTGGCTGTCACCAGAAGTAGTGTGTTCTCAGACAAGCCCTTATTTTATGAGATGAGTTTTGTTTAAGAATGTAAAACCTTCAGTAATTCAGATGGCTTTTATCCTGTATTGTGGAGACCAGAAGGCTTTTTGTGTTGGTGACAAACACATTTTATAACTTAAACACATTTTGTGATATTTAATAAGCAGTAACTAGCATTAGCATGGCATAAATGTTTGTTTATGTAAGCATATTCatcaatttattaaacaaaaatccaGGCTGATGAAATCTTACCCACATAAACTGACATGCACGTTCTTAGTATGTAAGATATTCCAGTGCTCTTGATCCCACTGATGGTGGACCATAGTAATTGTCATACCTTCAGTACATGCAGCAagatgcctgatccaaagcctactgaagccaatgggaagacTGCCATGGCTTCAGTGAGCTTTAGAACAGGCCCAAGGTGAGTTAAAACAGAATCTCCTCCTTAAGTCTAATGGCaagtctcccactgacatagcatcAGTGTGGACAGAGTGAAACTTGAGCTGCTCAGACGGGGGAAGGGGACTTTTTTACATCTCTGAGCAACATACTTTAGATTGACTTAAGTGGTAgcatagacctgccctaagtTTCCTTGCTTTGGTGGGTTTTTTCCATACCTCATCTTCTTCATGTCTAGAAGCTGAAttaacgaggagtccggtggcatcttaaagacctaacagatttattagggcaaaaggtttcatgggtaaaaaccccccactttttcagatgcggatacagactcacacggctacCTATCTGATACCTAGAGCTGAATTaattattttgtcaaaaaatcaGGAGAAGGGTTACTcttacaaagaaaaagaaattctgcCATGTTACATGAGGTTTATTTCATGTTACTTCACATTTTTTAAGGGTACAGGATAGCTTTCTAAGGTACATATAGTGACCAACAGTTAAAAGTAAATTTTTGCTTTAGAGCAATGAAGTCACATCACCATACTGTTTTATTGTAGGAAAAGTACCTCCACTTTTACTACAGTAATGTAAATGTTTAGTGTTCGCCACTGCATAATATAGTTTTCCTAGGACCCACAGAGGAGACAAATGGAAGTGTTTGTCATACCCTTTCTGAAATCTTGAAGTGGATTGTTGCCAGTGATTTCTCCTGTAGTCCTAgtacacacacaactcccatttactttagaCAGAGTCTTCTGCATGTTGGGATGACAGGAAGAGTCCTTAGGGCCTTAGCTGTATACTGACTTGCTAGGTTTCATCAAACCTATACCAGGAGCCCACTGAGCTGATCAGCAATCATGGCTAGATGGCTATAACTAGCTTGCTAGTGAAACTAACTATTGGGAGTTAGGGAGTTACTAGTTAGGAGACATGGGGATGTAACAGATTCAAAGTAACTGGTGGCTTGTCTGCAACAAAAAATAACCAAATAGCTGAGAACATAGCATTTCTAGCCCTTTTTATGATTCATTTAATGACGATCCAGGAATCTTAGAAAAGGCCTTTCTTTGACTGACACATGTAATTATGAAAATTACAATGGCTGTGGCATGTGTAAGGCTGCAAcagattcatttaaaatgaacacCTGCTATCTCTCTGAAGGGTCTGGCTCTTATCAATGGAACCCAAATGATCTCCTCTCTGGGATGTGAAGCAGTGGAACGAGCCAGCGCTATTGCTAGGCAAGCAGACATAGTTGCTGCACTGACACTTGAAGTCCTGAAGGGTACAACTAGAGCCTTTGACACTGGTTGGTACTGAATTTTCTGTGTTCACTTTCTCTTAGCTTTTGGAGAGGGAAAAGCAAAAGTGTAATgctctttcatttgttttaacagATATTCATGCAGTGCGTGCCCATCGGGGGCAGATTGAAGTAGCATTCCGATTTAGGTCACTTTTAGACTCTGACCATCATCCATCAGAAATAGCAGGTGAAACATCTTTGCTTCCTGCCATGCAAGTCACCTATTTGATTTCCAGGACAGACAGGGAATTAAAACAGTGACATGTGACCTTTTCTATAAgaatctttcttttgttttgcagAGAGTCACAGATTTTGTGACAGAGTTCAGGATGCATATACGCTGCGCTGTTGCCCTCAGGTAAAATAAGTTTCCCACTCCCTCATACAGGGATAGGCTAGTGGCAGTGAAATCCCAATCCCACTGTAATGTCAGTTAAGTGTTGATTGTCTCCTTTAAAATAATGCAATTACATTATTTCCCACTCagctcaaaatagggcttaactGAGACATAAGTAATTCCTGGACCTTGTACAAAGGAGCAATTTTTAACTCTCTATAAATTTTTAACTCTCGATAAACTCAATCCATATTAACACAAGCAAAAGTATTGAAACTGGGGAGCTTTGCCTGTGTAAAAACTAAAGAGCTGGGGTTTCCCAAGTTTAGTTATAATTCCTTAATAATTCCTAATGTACATTGACAAATTAGCTAAGCTTTGAGTACTTTCTTGATCAGATAGAGGTTGTACATGTGGTTGAGGGACAAGGGGATGCCAACCCAAACACACAAAGAATTATACATTTATGTTGTCATCATCATATTATAATGTCATAATAATAGTAAGTCAAATCTTTAATAAGTACAGTATATCTAGCATTCCACAATAGCAATTTCCCTGGTTATCACATCAAATCAAAGTCTGTATCCCTGTGAGTGAGTGCCAAGTctgggagtgggggcaaggcAGAAGTGTGCTCTCAGAAAGTAGAATTGGCTGGATCTATATCTTGAGGATGAACTACAAATAGACATGACCTGTGGCTAATTGCTATTGTTTCTTTTAGGTCCACGGTGTGGCGAATGACAcaatagcttttgtaaaggacATAATCATGACTGAAATTAACAGTGCAACGGACAATCCTGTATCTTTTTGATGATTCAGTTTCTCAGTAAAATTTTGATTGGTTACTTTTTCCCTTCTAAATAACTATTAGCTAATGAAGCAGaaattatggccctgatccatCAAATCACTTACGTATGTGCTTAGTCAGTGGACTGctcttgcttaaagttaagcacacacttaagtgctttgctggatcaaggcctacATGGTTATAAGGGCAGCTGGGAACTTTGGCTGCCAATTGGACTTGAAGGTTGACAGTGACTTGTCAGTTGACACAAGGTTGGCAAAACTTGCATTATAGAATGCACTTTGAGTTCTACAGAGGGTAACTACAAGAGCTATGTACCACTTTTAAGAGCTGTATGAGCTCATTTTGGGAAGCTCTGTGCATACGCCTTGTATTGGTGCTCTGAACAAGGGTGAATTCCACTTTTTAAGAATAAAGGTACGTACAAAAGATGCTCCTCTGTGTTAGCTGATAGCAGTGATGAGTGCCCATCTTGCTCACTATATATAAAATTTCACCTCCATTGGTGAGAGCACCAATGGCAATTGAAAAGTACACTAGAAACTGTGCTCAAGTGTGGCTTTGCATTCCTTATAACCTTCACTTGCTGACAGTCCAGCCTATTTAATAAAATACACTATTCAGCTGTATCTGTATGGTGGGAGAACGGGgcattgttttacattttttcttacCACTGAACATACAGAAGTGTGAGCTACACTATATATGCATATGGATTTGCACATCAATTCTTCCTCCTTTCAGATAGGATATTCAGAGATGTATGGAACTTCAGTAATTCTTCATTCATGTTCACACCTTAACTTGTCTTTAAAGATGGTTTTTGCTGAAAGGGGAGAGACCATTTCTGGAGGAAATTTTCATGGTGAATACCCTGCAAAGGTAATTAAGCATTTGGAGAAATATTAGCttattttctgacatttttaaaaaaaatcagctgattCCATCAAGAGCTTCTCTTGTAGGCTCTGGACTACCTGTCAATTGGTGTCCATGAACTTGCTGCAATTAGTGAAAGAAGGATTGAAAGACTATGCAACCCATCTCTCAGTGAGCTGCCTGCATTTCTAGTCACCGAAGGGGGTCTGAACTCTGGTTTCATGATTGCGCACTGCACAGCAGCGGCCCTGGGTGAGTACACAAAGGCCTAAGCAAGAATGGCAAgagaacaaaattagaaagatcaACCTACATTAGCATTGTGGTAGTTTGATACTACTGATAAAGGAACCCAAAAAAACAGCTCTCAGCTCCAACTGTAAATTCTCCTTTTCTCCCATGTCCAGCTGAGCTATCTGATATAGGTGCAGTTCATTAGACTCAGAGGCCCTGAACCTGTAAAGATTTATGTGTGTGTTTAGCTCTAAGCCTGTGAGCAGtcaagctagggttgccaacagtcccttattaAAAGGGatgtcccttattttttcatctctgtacaacaagatcAGGCGTTGCTGAGTGctacaaaaagcagcaagaaatacccctggTGAATGTAGGTGAGTagtgttcatttttatttatttatttatttatttattaatgataATATTGGGAGTGAGGTAGGTCGGGGGCACTAAGAAAACaatccattattttttaaatacaatgttggcaacaGTAGGATTACTCAAGTGCTTAAATCTTCTTAGGTTTGGAGTCTGAGTTTTGGAAGAGTTAAGAGCTGCAGCCccacttgaaatcagtgggagctacaagtacccagcacctctgaaaatcaggccctaatagCGCAACAAAGCTAAAAAGCAAATTGTCTATGTACAAACAATTCTATTTTTGATTCTACACAAAACAGATCATCTCTATCTGTAGCTCTCCCCTTCTGGGGCACCCCGATCCCCAACGGTGGTGTGGAACCTCTTAAACTTTCCTTCTCAGGGACACAGCAATAGGCCCTGGGCGCTTAGCGCACAGTGTCTCCAGCTAGTGGTTGGATGCATAAACCAATAACAAGCCCGAGCCCCAGGCTATTACAATTCACATGCACAGTAAGTCAAACCCAACAAACAGCCATTTTATTCACAGAAGGTATGGGAGTAAATTAAAAGAGGTAAAGAGAACAGGCAAAGGAATCAAAGCTGTTAAATAAACGAGGCCTCAACCAATCCCACAACAATGATTCTGGTGCAGAGAAGGCCTACGGGCTGAGCTGGCTTTCATTTCTCAGGGGTGCAGCAGAATCTCAAGACTCATCTCTGTTGTGGAGCTGGGGGCTCCAAGGCAGGCTCAATCCTTCTCATGGGGAGAATCAAAATGGCTGCCTGTCTCCCCTTCTACTTCACAGAGCAAATCTGAGACTGTTTCTCCTCCAGCCTGACTCCCTGCAGCCAGCTCTCCCCCTGGTCTCAGGTCCCTGCCAAGCTCAGCTCACATGACCCCGCCCATGTGCAAGTTTTCCCAGGGTCTGCTCTTGGTATCTCAGGCATGTCAGTCAGACTCTGGCCCATCCTCCACAGGCTGACTCTccttccctccgcccccccagGACAGGCAGTCTCCATTGGAGTTCCACGTTCTGAGTCTGTGCTGTGTTATGTGGGAGCTGTTTCTCTGAAGTCCCCAACCTAGCTAGGGGGCTACACTCTTCCCTGTCTACAGACTTTGATGGCCTTATCAAGTTTAAAACAATCCACATGCAGACATacaaaatacagaaaattctCTCCTTGGCTATGTAATCTCAGACCTACATAACCCCTGATTCATACAGAGGTGCATACATGAGACTGGGATTTCTGGGACATTCCGAGTGTTACACGCCCTATGCTCTGTCCCAGAGGTCATAACAACAAAGCCACCTTGGGTGCTATCCATTTATGTACCATATCCATAGGGACTCTCAATGAATCACAGGATAACTTTATGGTGGGCTTAACCTGTCTAGGCTTATCATGTCATGTTCTCCACCTTCAAAGCCAGAGTCATTGATTTCTTCTTGACCATGAACGGCCTGGACATTCTCTTCTCCACAGTAGAGTGACCCTATGGGTAGATCAGGCATGACATCATGAACTGGTGAAGCATACCATGGTTCTGGGATATTTAACCTGATTGTTCGCACTCTAGTGTAAACCAATCTGTTCAGAGAGCTTGGGCTCAGGCACTTTAAAAGTAAATTGCTGGCGTTGATACCCAATGTTGTCCTCTCCCTCTAAGCCAGAAAGAACTACTCTGTAAGGTAACTGTGGTCTTCTGACCTCTCAGGAATAGCTGAAGATTTGTAAAGGAGTAATACTATGAGGCCATTGCTGACCGCTTGTCTGTCGAATGGTATATGTTGGTGGTGAGGCAGTTCTGACAGGCCTTCTCACCACTTGTCCTGTTGGAAGGATGTGATTCCTGTGCAGGGCATTGGAGGGGCCCACTCCTTTTACTAGCTTGAGTCAATAGACTAGCAGGCCTGGCACTTTGTGTAGAGCTCAGCCTTCCACCCATCTTCAATATTGTGTGTCCCAAGAATGCCCAGGGTCCTGATGAGAACTGACTTCTGTGTGCAATTCCTGGTCTCTGACCCTTCGGTCATAGCAAGCTTTGTTACTCTGATTGTTCTGTGTAGCAGTAGTGGCTGTGCTGGGTAGTTTAGAATTGGTTTCTCAGATGGGTAGTATATTGAAGGTGTGTTTCAGGTCGGATTCTATCTACAGAAATGCTGAAACAAAGATCCGCAGGCAGGTGAACTTCTTGACCAAATATGAGAAAGTAAGATGAGTATCCAGTGTTACAACTGGAGAGGCTGCTGATTCCAGCTCTGTTTCTGATGAGACTCTCGCATGCCTAACAGTGCGGGAGAGGTGGCCTTAACAGACTCAGCTGGCTTTCAGTCCTCCTTGGTGTAGCCTCATCTTGGACCTCAGACTCTCTGATTTGGAGCTAGGGATACTGGGTCTCAGACCttctgaatgggagaggcaaaaTGGTTGTCACCCCTTCTACTGCACAGAGTAACTCTGAGACTGCTTCTCTTCCAAGTCCTCCATCCTGATTCCCTGATCACAGGTCAGGCTCCGCTCACATGCCCCAGCCACATGAAGGCTCTCTGGAGTCTGCCATTGGTAATCCCATCCCAGGCATGCTGATCAGTATATGGCCAATTTTTCATGAGCTGTGTGCGTCCCTCAAGCACAGGCAAGGGAAACAGCTGCTTTTTCAGTCTGATTCTGGGTTGTTTTATATGGGAGCTGCTTCTCTGTGGCAAGAGGGCTACAAGTGAATTTTATTTAGTCAGATTCACGGTGAAAGATCTAGGTCCAGATGAAGTTAGAATACTGAGAATAAGTACTTCATTACCCCCCTGCTAGAGTAAGACTGCATTTTACAGACAGTCCTCCAAATAActtcctgcaatccttactctgACAAAACTCCATTACTTTCAAGGGGAGTTTGGCAAGTTCTGCAGATGTTGACTGCTGCATCGGTTTTCAGTCTCTAGGCCTCTCCTCTTAACACTACATTTTGGACAGTATTTATCATGAAAATAAAATTGGGCAAGCCAATCCCTTTTGAGATGTAAAGTACCAATGGCCTTAAATAAAGCAATGGCAAGACTATTTCCCAGCTTTGTACTTTCACTTTCTGGCTTTTCAGGgcctttttcttcttctgcttTTATTGCAGTTGGAAGCTCTGTTAGAGCTAGAAGCAGCCAAACCATACACGGCACAAAAGCATTTAAGGTTAGGGGAAGGAGTTGTTCCTGAGTTAGTCAGAAACTTGTACAAGAAGATAAAAAGATCCAAGGGCCACTGTAGAATATAGGAGTGGAAAGGTCAAAACTGGGAAATGGAATTCTTTTGAGTATTAAAACAGATATATATAGTCCACATTTGAACCAGATATTCCAGTCTGGCCCTTCCAGGCTTGATGCTGGGGAAAGGGAAAGCAATTTTTACACTCCCCAGATCGTGGGACCAGCTGGGGGCTGGTCTGACATAAGTTAAGGCATCCTCGGGGGCTgctttaagactccattcctgcaGCTCTGGATTTCAGGGGTGTTGGAATTGCCCAGACATACCGTCTTTCTCTTGGGAATGTTCTACGCTGGGGGAGTCCTCAGGAGGATGCCAAGAGCAGAGGAGGatatagtggggttttttttgcagctaCTTTGCACCACCAGAGCTGGGCTGAAGAAGGGACCCTTGGTCTATTTTAAACAAGATCTTTTCTCTGGACATAATATTTACCTTTATATATTTGGGTTAATATCAGCATTGGATGATCAATGTACAACATTACTGTCTTCAGAGGCAAAATGACTTGAATGTTAGATGTTGCAGATGGCTCGGTCAAGCCATACCATGGGCATGTACTTACCATGGATGGGTCTGGATCCTTCATTGTAGCATTTTAGACTCAGCCATTGTTTCTAGCTCCCATTTGTCCATACAATACACCATTAATTCACACTGGACTTTTGCAGTTTCTGAGAATAAAGCCTTGTGCCACCCCTCTTCTGTGGATTCTCTCTCAACCAGTGCTG
Proteins encoded in this window:
- the HAL gene encoding histidine ammonia-lyase isoform X1; protein product: MSPDFIASKLEGVYLYSKYPEPEKYIYLDGNSLTTEDLVNLGKGLYKIKLTPEAEAKIRQSREVIERIVKEQTVVYGITTGFGKFARTVIPTSKLKELQVNLVRSHSAGVGKPLIPERSRMLLALRINILAKGYSGISLETLQQVIEAFNASCLPYIPEKGTVGASGDLAPLSHLALGLIGEGKMWSPKSGWADAKYVLQAHGLKPITLKPKEGLALINGTQMISSLGCEAVERASAIARQADIVAALTLEVLKGTTRAFDTDIHAVRAHRGQIEVAFRFRSLLDSDHHPSEIAESHRFCDRVQDAYTLRCCPQVHGVANDTIAFVKDIIMTEINSATDNPMVFAERGETISGGNFHGEYPAKALDYLSIGVHELAAISERRIERLCNPSLSELPAFLVTEGGLNSGFMIAHCTAAALVSENKALCHPSSVDSLSTSAATEDHVSMGGWAARKALKVIEHVEQVLAIELLAACQGIEFLRPLRTTTPLEKVYDLVRSVVRPWLKDRFMAPDIEAAHRLLVEQKAGLGSS